DNA from Mucilaginibacter mallensis:
GTACGAGGAGAAAACTTCTTCGCCTTGTATAGTTCGCTTTGTATGTTGCAGAAGATTTTTTCGCTCACACAACCCAGGCAATTCCTGCTCAAGAGAAAGTTCTCCCTCTGGTCGAAATGACAACCGGCTAGTAGTCATCATCGTCGTCCTCAACTCCTGCCAGTTCATTATAAACCGCCTGCAATTCTGATAATGCATGATTGTCCCGTTTTTCACGTGCGGTTTTCATCCCCTTTTCATAGGTGGCAATGGCATCTTCCTTACGGTTAAGCGCCTCATATAACTTACCTAAATGGTAATAAGTACCCACATAACCAGGGTGATTATTTACCAGGTCTTCATAGTATTCAAGCGCCTTTGCGGTATCATTAAGGCGAAGGTATTCTGTAGCCAGCGCATACTTTAAAAACTCGTCTTCAGGCTCATTTTTAATAAACTCCAGTAGCTTCTCTAATCTGCTCATCTGCATTTTAAACTCTCTCTTTTTTAATTAAATTTGCACAAACCCATTGTATAATAACATCCGCATTAGCAAACAAATACGGAATAATTTATTTAGGATTTCAACATTTACCTTTAAAAAACCATTTATGATGAAGATCATGGTATGTATGAGTAATGTTCCTGATGCCTCCACAAAAATAGCCTTTACTAATAATAACACGCAATTTAATACCACCGCGTCGCAATTTATATTGAATCCGTATCACGGTTGGCAATCACACATTGAAGATGTTGCACAAACTCATATTTCAATCAGCACAAATTTGTATATTGCAATAGGAATTGCGGGGCCAAAAACTCCCCTAACAAAAATCAATTCCTCAAAAAATAAAAACACTGAAGCACCATTTTTTAGCGATGCAGATTACGGTATTATTGGCGATGCTTTTGATGTAATA
Protein-coding regions in this window:
- a CDS encoding tetratricopeptide repeat protein; translated protein: MQMSRLEKLLEFIKNEPEDEFLKYALATEYLRLNDTAKALEYYEDLVNNHPGYVGTYYHLGKLYEALNRKEDAIATYEKGMKTAREKRDNHALSELQAVYNELAGVEDDDDDY